One Fusobacterium nucleatum genomic window carries:
- the ppdK gene encoding pyruvate, phosphate dikinase codes for MKQVYEFKDGGKEMVALLGGKGANLAEMTKIDLPIPKGIIISTTACNDYFKNDKKLSFVLEEEILRNIRVLEYETGKKFQSAKPLLVSVRSGAPVSMPGMMDTILNLGFNDYVAEKMLEITKDEKFVYTSYLRFVQMFSEIAKGINRKKFMHLKATDYKAQIIESKNIYREECGEMFPENYKAQILIAVKSIFDSWNNDRAILYRKLHNIDNNMGTAVVIQEMVFGNFNDKSGTGVLFTRNPSTGEDKIFGEVLLNAQGEDIVAGIRTPDNIEVLKISMPNIYNELVDTVKRLEKHNRDMQDVEFTIEDSKLYILQTRNGKRTAEASLKIAMDLVNEGIITKEEAILKVEPASINKLLNGDFEEKYLKEATLLTKGLAASSGVAVGRIMFDAKRVKIREKTILVREETSPEDLQGMALAQGIITLKGGATSHGAVVARGMGKCCVTGCSEIKIDEINKTMTVGKYTLKEGDFISVSGHTGEIYLGKIPLKENSFSDELKEFVSWASEIKRMGVRMNADTPEDVEQGKAFGAKGIGLCRTEHMFFKKDKIWTIREFILSDRGEEKEKALEKLHNLQKEDFLNIFKILDGDEANIRLLDPPVHEFLPKTLEDKKKMAEILSISLEDIEKRIYRLKDENPMLGHRGCRLGVSYPELYRIQARAIVEAAYECEKKGIKVHPEIMIPFIMEAKELAYLRKEIEEEIESFFKEVGATVEYKLGTMIEIPRACLLADEIAEYADFFSFGTNDLTQMSMGLSRDDSVKFLDDYREKGIWEGEPFYSIDTKAVTKLVKIGVKNGKSAKPNLQIGVCGEHGGDPKSIEFFEEQKFDYVSCSPFRVPTAILAAAQSYLKLKN; via the coding sequence ATGAAACAAGTATATGAATTTAAAGATGGTGGAAAAGAAATGGTTGCATTACTTGGAGGAAAGGGTGCTAACTTAGCTGAGATGACTAAGATAGATTTACCTATCCCTAAGGGAATTATAATTTCAACAACTGCTTGTAATGACTATTTTAAAAATGATAAGAAATTATCTTTTGTATTAGAAGAAGAGATTTTAAGAAATATCAGAGTATTAGAATATGAAACTGGTAAAAAATTTCAATCAGCTAAACCACTTTTAGTTTCAGTTAGATCTGGAGCTCCTGTTTCTATGCCTGGAATGATGGATACAATTTTAAATTTAGGTTTTAATGATTATGTTGCAGAAAAAATGTTAGAAATAACAAAAGATGAGAAATTTGTATACACATCTTATCTAAGATTTGTACAAATGTTTTCTGAAATTGCAAAAGGAATAAACAGAAAAAAATTCATGCACTTAAAAGCTACTGACTACAAAGCACAAATAATTGAAAGCAAAAATATATATAGAGAAGAATGTGGAGAAATGTTTCCTGAAAACTATAAGGCACAAATACTTATAGCTGTAAAATCAATATTTGATTCTTGGAATAATGATAGAGCTATATTGTATAGAAAATTACATAATATAGATAATAATATGGGAACTGCTGTTGTAATCCAAGAAATGGTATTTGGAAATTTTAATGATAAATCTGGAACAGGAGTATTATTTACAAGAAATCCATCTACTGGTGAAGATAAAATATTTGGTGAAGTTTTACTAAATGCACAAGGAGAAGATATAGTTGCAGGAATAAGAACACCTGATAATATTGAAGTTTTAAAAATTTCTATGCCAAACATCTATAATGAACTAGTAGATACAGTTAAAAGATTAGAAAAGCATAATAGAGATATGCAAGATGTAGAGTTTACAATAGAAGACTCTAAATTGTATATTTTACAAACTAGAAATGGTAAAAGAACAGCAGAGGCTTCTTTAAAAATTGCTATGGACTTAGTTAATGAAGGAATAATAACTAAGGAAGAAGCTATATTAAAAGTTGAACCTGCTTCAATAAATAAATTGTTAAATGGTGATTTTGAAGAAAAATATTTAAAAGAAGCAACTTTATTGACAAAAGGGCTTGCAGCTTCATCTGGAGTTGCAGTTGGAAGAATAATGTTTGATGCTAAAAGAGTAAAAATTAGAGAAAAAACTATACTTGTAAGAGAAGAAACTTCTCCTGAGGATTTACAAGGCATGGCACTTGCACAAGGAATAATCACTTTAAAAGGTGGAGCTACTTCACATGGAGCAGTTGTTGCAAGAGGTATGGGTAAATGTTGTGTAACAGGGTGCTCTGAAATAAAGATTGATGAAATAAATAAGACAATGACAGTAGGTAAATATACATTAAAAGAAGGAGATTTTATTTCAGTCAGTGGACATACTGGTGAAATTTATCTAGGAAAAATCCCTTTGAAAGAAAACAGTTTTTCAGATGAATTAAAAGAATTTGTTTCATGGGCTAGTGAAATAAAGAGAATGGGAGTTAGAATGAATGCAGATACTCCTGAAGATGTAGAACAAGGAAAAGCTTTTGGAGCAAAAGGAATAGGGCTTTGTAGAACTGAACATATGTTCTTTAAGAAAGATAAAATATGGACTATAAGAGAATTTATTTTAAGTGATAGAGGAGAAGAAAAAGAAAAAGCATTAGAAAAACTTCATAATTTACAAAAAGAAGACTTTTTAAATATTTTTAAAATTTTAGATGGAGATGAAGCTAATATAAGACTTTTAGATCCACCTGTACATGAATTTTTACCTAAAACTTTAGAAGACAAGAAAAAAATGGCAGAAATATTGTCAATTTCACTTGAAGATATTGAAAAGAGAATATATAGATTAAAAGATGAAAACCCAATGTTAGGGCATAGAGGATGTAGACTTGGTGTAAGTTATCCTGAACTTTATAGAATACAAGCCAGAGCAATAGTTGAAGCTGCTTATGAATGTGAAAAGAAAGGAATAAAAGTTCACCCTGAGATAATGATACCTTTTATTATGGAAGCAAAGGAATTAGCATATTTAAGAAAAGAAATTGAAGAAGAAATAGAAAGCTTCTTTAAAGAAGTTGGAGCTACAGTTGAATATAAGTTAGGTACTATGATAGAAATTCCAAGAGCTTGTTTACTTGCAGATGAAATAGCAGAATATGCTGATTTCTTCTCTTTTGGAACTAATGATTTAACTCAAATGTCAATGGGGCTTTCAAGAGATGACTCAGTGAAATTCTTAGATGATTATAGAGAAAAAGGAATTTGGGAAGGAGAACCTTTCTATTCAATAGATACAAAGGCAGTAACAAAGCTTGTTAAAATTGGAGTTAAAAATGGTAAATCTGCAAAACCTAATTTACAAATAGGAGTTTGTGGAGAACATGGTGGAGATCCAAAGAGTATAGAATTTTTTGAAGAACAAAAATTTGATTATGTAAGTTGTTCACCATTTAGAGTACCTACTGCTATATTGGCAGCTGCACAGTCATATTTAAAGTTAAAAAATTGA
- a CDS encoding helix-turn-helix transcriptional regulator, producing the protein MDLTERQKKILIMLKEKSSLSGDEIAQNLNVTKSALRTDFSILTGLKLITAKQNKGYTYNKCTIKRVRDCMSPQNSISVKTSVYDAIIHLFNFDLGTLIVVENEKLVGIISRKDLLKAALNRKNIEKIPVSIIMTRMPNIVHCFEDDNIMEAIEKLIKHEIDSLPVLRKEKGKLSLVGRFTKTNVTKLFYQELKNKSI; encoded by the coding sequence ATGGATTTAACAGAACGACAAAAAAAAATTCTTATAATGTTAAAAGAAAAATCATCATTATCAGGAGATGAAATTGCACAAAATCTTAATGTTACAAAATCAGCATTAAGAACAGATTTTTCAATTTTAACAGGATTGAAATTAATTACAGCTAAACAAAATAAAGGTTATACTTATAATAAATGCACAATAAAAAGAGTTAGGGATTGTATGAGTCCTCAAAATTCAATTAGTGTAAAGACATCAGTTTATGATGCAATTATACATTTATTTAATTTTGATTTAGGAACTTTAATTGTAGTTGAAAATGAAAAATTAGTTGGAATTATTTCAAGAAAAGATTTACTAAAAGCAGCTTTAAATAGAAAAAATATAGAAAAAATACCTGTTAGTATAATAATGACAAGAATGCCAAATATTGTACACTGTTTTGAAGATGATAATATAATGGAAGCGATAGAGAAATTAATAAAACATGAGATAGATTCTCTACCTGTTCTTAGAAAAGAAAAGGGAAAACTATCACTAGTTGGAAGATTTACAAAGACAAATGTGACAAAATTATTTTATCAAGAACTTAAAAATAAAAGTATCTAG
- a CDS encoding fructose-1,6-bisphosphatase yields the protein MNTEIKYLELLSKTFKNIAETSTEIINLQAIMNLPKGTEHFMTDIHGEYEAFNHVLRNGSGTIRNKIEEAYGNTLTENDKKELASIIYYPKEKVELMQNRDNFNTDKWMITIIYRLIEVCKVVCSKYTRSKVRKAMTKDFEYILQELLYEKKELANKKEYFDSIVDTIISIDRGKEFIIAICNLIQRLNIDHLHIVGDIYDRGPFPHLIMDTLAEYNNLDIQWGNHDILWIGAALGNKACIANVIRICCRYNNNDILEEAYGINLLPFATFAMKYYGNDPCRRFRAKEGVDSDLIAQMHKAMSIIQFKVEGLYSERNPELEMSSRESLKHINYEKGTINLNGVEYPLNDTNFPTVNPENPLELLEEEAELLDKLQASFLGSEKLQKHMQLLFSKGGMYLKYNSNLLFHACIPMEPNGEFSELYVEDGYYKGKALLDKIDNIVRQAYYDRKNVEVNKKHRDFIWYLWAGRLSPLFGKDVMKTFERYFIDDKATHKEIKNPYHKLINDEKICDKIFEEFGLNPRTSHIINGHIPVKVKEGESPIKANGKLLIIDGGFSRAYQSTTGIAGYTLTYNSYGIKLASHLKFISKEAAIKDGTDMISSHIIVETKSKRMKVKDTDIGKSIQTQINDLKKLLKAYRIGLIKSN from the coding sequence ATGAACACAGAAATTAAGTACTTAGAGTTATTATCTAAAACTTTTAAAAATATTGCAGAAACATCAACTGAAATAATAAACTTACAAGCCATAATGAATCTTCCTAAGGGAACCGAACACTTTATGACGGATATACATGGAGAATATGAGGCTTTTAACCATGTTTTAAGAAATGGTTCAGGAACAATTAGAAATAAGATAGAAGAAGCTTATGGAAATACTCTTACAGAAAATGATAAAAAAGAATTGGCTTCAATAATATATTATCCAAAAGAAAAAGTTGAACTTATGCAAAATAGGGATAACTTTAACACAGATAAATGGATGATAACTATAATATATAGATTAATAGAAGTTTGTAAAGTAGTTTGTTCAAAATATACAAGATCAAAAGTTAGAAAAGCTATGACAAAAGATTTTGAATATATTTTACAAGAATTACTTTATGAAAAAAAAGAATTAGCCAATAAAAAAGAATATTTTGACAGTATAGTTGATACTATAATTTCAATAGATAGGGGGAAAGAATTTATAATAGCAATCTGTAATTTAATTCAAAGATTAAATATAGATCATTTACATATAGTTGGAGATATATACGATAGAGGTCCATTTCCTCATTTAATAATGGATACCCTAGCTGAATATAATAATTTAGATATACAATGGGGAAACCATGATATTCTTTGGATAGGTGCAGCCTTGGGGAATAAAGCCTGTATAGCTAATGTTATTAGAATATGTTGTAGATATAATAATAATGATATATTAGAAGAAGCTTATGGAATAAATTTATTACCTTTTGCAACTTTTGCTATGAAATATTATGGTAATGATCCTTGTAGAAGATTTAGAGCAAAAGAAGGTGTTGATAGTGATTTAATTGCACAAATGCATAAAGCTATGAGTATAATTCAGTTTAAAGTTGAAGGGCTTTATTCAGAAAGAAATCCTGAGCTTGAAATGTCATCAAGAGAATCTTTAAAACATATAAATTATGAAAAAGGGACTATTAATTTAAATGGAGTAGAATATCCTTTAAATGACACAAATTTTCCAACAGTAAATCCAGAAAATCCATTGGAATTGTTAGAAGAAGAAGCAGAACTTTTAGATAAATTGCAAGCCTCTTTTTTAGGAAGTGAAAAGTTACAAAAACATATGCAACTTTTATTTTCTAAAGGTGGAATGTATTTAAAATATAATTCAAATTTATTATTTCATGCTTGTATACCTATGGAGCCAAATGGAGAATTTAGTGAACTTTATGTGGAAGATGGCTACTATAAAGGGAAAGCATTACTAGATAAAATTGATAACATTGTTAGACAAGCTTATTATGATAGGAAAAATGTTGAAGTAAATAAAAAACATAGAGATTTTATTTGGTATCTATGGGCAGGAAGATTATCTCCACTTTTTGGGAAAGATGTTATGAAAACATTTGAAAGATATTTTATAGATGATAAAGCAACTCATAAAGAAATTAAAAATCCTTATCATAAATTGATAAATGATGAAAAGATTTGTGATAAAATTTTTGAAGAATTTGGGTTAAACCCCAGAACTTCTCATATAATAAATGGGCATATTCCAGTAAAAGTTAAAGAGGGAGAATCTCCAATAAAAGCAAATGGAAAGCTTTTAATAATAGATGGAGGTTTTTCAAGAGCATATCAGTCTACAACTGGTATAGCAGGATATACTCTAACATATAATTCCTATGGGATAAAACTTGCTTCACATTTAAAATTTATTTCTAAGGAAGCAGCAATTAAAGATGGAACAGATATGATTTCTTCACATATAATTGTTGAAACTAAGAGTAAGAGAATGAAGGTAAAAGATACTGATATTGGAAAAAGTATTCAAACTCAAATAAATGATTTAAAAAAATTGTTAAAGGCTTATAGAATAGGTCTTATCAAATCAAATTAG
- a CDS encoding DUF4132 domain-containing protein — protein MLNFYGNKFTSKVNSFISKIKTEVKTLDRDNQRFIEDIFTKRNYHGYGEILQDNLINKFSRRENVKFEDIFPENIYPALEILIGEANLKNFIKIGEKIIKTPYTMGYTRRMVRSTNYRNYIDKLFSVLKTFVHYKFFDIDTKKLLLGNCDFHGLEGWDLKNLISSLENKYVIANEIDNGNQEVIDFINEALTSGSSKNINYGTLAAIFVSENKFLVEMAGKLLLAAQRQEGLRQQICETMDEGSQENFEYMFKIIYDNDLIRFSSVKRALGVWTGLLGQNYNTPETVGKKELEIISKLIDNPKYANELLKSDDNVEVYLTLWYKASQDVKFALEAIQELLKVTKIHTKLLVAYNLDIFQDIKYERTIAKDIIKEYSKKDDNDFLKIVACYWEHLSYNSYSNSSIKTNRGLFDTIDEAKEFFEILKKVFVLIDGKDKCFNPIIFPWVSRYIYKHNIAGLLFAIAISYPELNLRNEVLTYFKAIEPYSRSAYLKSLFNKPENDNEELLVVKMLADASVTNEANKIIRANNLVSKYTKEIEDTLRLKTADVRRNAIALILSLESSQLLEATENLVKDKNGNKRLAGLDILTRVKEKPEFAKEKIEKIVATIKEPTDPEKILIDGLVGKVETTESSDLYDKTYKFELPYEVKEVKKLSKNVKKNKDGVYILEKSIDAKDIFTKTEDELFELVKKFNALIVNNGTHEYTNAYTGEKTLLRNEFLPIVKRANYYYSVDEHLDEYPLADTWREFYKNEIKDFSTLYQLYLLTQSHLRIENFNNVINKILHTTPGIILKKIIHHFKTFSNNEIMEKIVYLLYKEYKEENKEYLFETSKAFFIELLKENPTNLINKRNKNKNYHSIFNLEYSIPTVVFRNLSEYYDEKTFTENLILKLNFENKMNIYKLRENFYSLLEVANAVELGLVEKDLLIKSIFSKNIDDISTNFSNLYNFLGIKHPNRYYYYNNEEVEKIKNSWNYDNAVKVLKKYGLEVVNYVVDNELKRGDSKTKYSKLIDSINRIEGLDYLIKILQALGNEKLVRNEYWYGDNTSKKEVLSHLLKVCFPSEKDDLKTFKEKIKKTNITEERLVEVAMYSSQWIELIDKFLKWKGFTSGCYYFQAHMSDVSKDKEGIIAKYSPISIEDFQAGAFDIDWFKDAYKQLGKEHFDILYESAKYITDGAKHSRARKFADAVLGKMKVKEVEKEIIAKRNKDLLASYSLIPLAKNKIKDAVNRYKFLQNFLKESKQFGAQRRASEAKAFEVSLENLSRNMGYSDVTRLTWAMESEMMAEMRKYFEPKKIQDYSVYIEIDELSQSSIKYEKDGKVLKSLPTKIKTEKYIEEIKEVHKNLKEQYSRSRKMLEQSMEDGIKFYAYEIKTLSSNPVVAPLIKDLVFKVDNILGYYEDNKLIGFDKKSKKVTLIENIDKDVLLTIAHPFDLFNSKQWPLYQQDILEREIKQPFKQVFRELYIKTKDELKMKTSRRYAGHQIQPTKTAALLKTRRWVVDDYEGLQKVYYKENIIAKMYAMADWYSPAEVEAPTIEDIVFYDRKTFELMTIEDVPDLVFSEVMRDIDLVVSVAHVGDVDPEASQSTIEMRRAIVEFNAKLFKLKNITFTESHALIKGTRAEYSIHLGSGLIHQKAGATIEVLPVHSQHRGRIFLPFIDEDPKTAEIMAKVLLFAQDEKIKDIFILDQII, from the coding sequence ATGTTAAATTTTTATGGAAATAAGTTTACTTCAAAAGTTAATAGCTTTATAAGTAAAATTAAGACAGAAGTAAAAACTTTAGATAGAGATAATCAAAGATTTATTGAAGATATCTTTACCAAAAGAAATTATCATGGTTATGGAGAGATTTTACAAGATAATTTAATTAATAAATTTTCAAGAAGGGAAAATGTTAAATTTGAAGATATTTTCCCAGAAAATATATACCCAGCACTAGAAATACTTATAGGAGAAGCTAATTTAAAAAACTTTATAAAAATTGGAGAAAAAATCATAAAAACTCCCTATACTATGGGATATACAAGAAGAATGGTCAGAAGTACAAATTATCGTAACTATATAGATAAACTTTTTTCTGTTCTTAAAACATTTGTACACTACAAGTTTTTTGATATTGATACTAAAAAATTATTACTTGGAAACTGTGATTTCCATGGTCTTGAAGGTTGGGATTTAAAAAATTTAATTTCTTCACTTGAAAATAAATATGTTATTGCTAATGAGATTGACAATGGAAATCAAGAAGTTATAGATTTCATCAATGAAGCTCTGACAAGTGGTTCTTCTAAAAATATAAATTATGGAACCTTAGCAGCAATATTTGTTTCTGAAAATAAATTTCTAGTAGAAATGGCTGGAAAATTACTTCTTGCTGCACAAAGACAGGAAGGACTTCGTCAACAAATTTGTGAAACTATGGATGAGGGAAGTCAAGAAAATTTTGAATATATGTTTAAAATTATCTATGATAATGATTTAATTCGTTTCTCATCTGTTAAAAGAGCCCTAGGAGTTTGGACAGGTTTACTTGGTCAGAATTATAATACCCCTGAGACAGTAGGTAAAAAAGAATTAGAGATTATAAGTAAACTAATTGACAATCCTAAATATGCTAATGAGCTTTTAAAGAGTGATGATAATGTTGAAGTCTATCTTACACTTTGGTATAAGGCAAGCCAAGATGTAAAGTTTGCACTTGAAGCTATACAAGAACTTTTAAAAGTCACTAAAATACATACAAAATTATTAGTTGCATATAATTTAGATATTTTTCAAGATATAAAATATGAAAGAACAATTGCTAAAGACATTATTAAAGAGTATTCAAAAAAAGATGATAATGATTTCTTAAAAATAGTTGCTTGCTATTGGGAACATCTATCTTATAACAGCTATAGTAATTCTTCTATAAAGACTAATAGAGGACTTTTTGATACAATAGATGAGGCAAAAGAATTTTTTGAAATATTAAAAAAAGTTTTTGTATTAATAGATGGTAAAGATAAATGTTTTAATCCTATTATTTTTCCTTGGGTAAGCAGATATATATATAAACACAATATAGCAGGTCTTCTGTTTGCAATAGCTATTTCATATCCTGAATTAAATTTAAGAAATGAAGTACTCACTTATTTTAAGGCTATTGAACCTTATTCTCGTAGTGCATATCTAAAATCATTATTCAATAAACCTGAAAATGATAATGAAGAGCTATTAGTTGTAAAAATGTTAGCTGATGCAAGTGTTACAAATGAAGCTAATAAAATAATAAGAGCAAATAATTTAGTTAGTAAATATACTAAAGAAATTGAAGATACTCTTAGATTAAAAACTGCTGATGTTAGAAGAAATGCTATTGCTTTAATTTTAAGCCTTGAAAGTTCACAATTATTAGAAGCAACTGAAAACTTAGTTAAGGATAAAAATGGAAATAAAAGACTAGCAGGTCTAGATATTCTAACTAGAGTAAAAGAGAAACCAGAATTTGCAAAAGAAAAAATTGAAAAAATTGTTGCTACTATAAAAGAGCCAACAGATCCAGAAAAAATACTTATTGATGGTTTAGTAGGGAAAGTTGAAACTACTGAATCTTCTGATTTATATGATAAAACATATAAATTTGAACTTCCTTATGAAGTAAAAGAAGTTAAGAAACTTTCTAAAAATGTTAAGAAAAATAAAGATGGAGTATATATTCTTGAAAAGAGTATAGATGCAAAAGATATTTTCACTAAAACAGAAGATGAGCTTTTTGAATTAGTTAAAAAATTTAATGCCTTAATTGTTAATAATGGTACTCATGAATATACAAATGCTTATACTGGTGAAAAAACTTTACTAAGAAATGAATTTCTTCCTATAGTAAAAAGAGCAAACTATTATTATAGTGTAGATGAACACTTAGATGAATATCCTTTAGCAGATACTTGGAGAGAATTTTATAAAAATGAAATAAAAGATTTCTCTACACTTTATCAATTGTATCTTCTTACTCAGTCTCATTTAAGAATTGAAAATTTTAATAATGTTATTAATAAAATTTTACATACTACTCCAGGAATTATACTTAAGAAGATAATTCATCATTTTAAAACTTTTTCTAATAATGAGATAATGGAAAAAATAGTATATTTACTATATAAAGAATATAAAGAAGAAAATAAGGAATATCTATTTGAAACTTCAAAGGCTTTCTTTATTGAACTTCTAAAAGAAAATCCAACAAATTTAATTAATAAAAGAAATAAAAATAAAAATTATCATAGTATTTTTAATTTAGAATATAGTATTCCTACTGTTGTTTTTAGAAACTTATCTGAATATTATGATGAAAAAACATTTACAGAAAATTTAATTTTAAAACTAAACTTTGAAAACAAAATGAACATTTACAAACTTAGAGAAAACTTCTATTCTCTACTTGAAGTAGCAAATGCTGTTGAGCTTGGTCTAGTAGAAAAAGATTTACTTATAAAGAGTATTTTTTCTAAAAATATAGATGATATAAGTACTAATTTTAGTAATCTATACAATTTTTTGGGAATTAAACATCCTAATCGTTACTATTATTACAATAATGAAGAAGTTGAGAAAATTAAGAATTCTTGGAACTATGATAATGCAGTAAAAGTTTTAAAAAAATATGGACTAGAAGTTGTTAATTATGTAGTTGATAATGAATTAAAAAGAGGGGATAGTAAAACTAAATATTCTAAATTGATAGATTCTATTAACAGAATAGAAGGGCTAGACTATCTAATTAAAATTTTACAAGCACTTGGAAATGAAAAATTAGTTAGAAACGAGTATTGGTATGGAGACAACACAAGTAAAAAAGAAGTTCTTAGTCATCTATTAAAAGTATGTTTTCCTAGTGAAAAAGATGATTTAAAAACATTTAAAGAAAAAATTAAGAAGACTAATATCACAGAAGAAAGGTTAGTTGAGGTGGCTATGTATTCATCTCAATGGATAGAACTAATAGATAAATTCTTAAAATGGAAGGGCTTTACAAGTGGCTGCTACTATTTCCAAGCACATATGAGCGATGTTTCTAAAGATAAAGAAGGAATAATTGCAAAATATTCCCCTATTTCTATTGAAGATTTTCAAGCAGGAGCCTTTGATATTGATTGGTTTAAAGATGCCTATAAACAATTAGGTAAAGAACACTTTGATATTTTGTATGAAAGTGCAAAGTATATAACAGATGGAGCTAAACATTCTCGTGCTAGAAAGTTTGCTGATGCAGTTTTAGGTAAAATGAAAGTAAAAGAAGTTGAAAAAGAAATTATTGCTAAGAGAAATAAAGACTTGCTTGCAAGTTATTCTTTAATACCATTAGCTAAAAATAAAATTAAAGATGCTGTTAACCGTTATAAATTTTTACAAAATTTCTTAAAAGAAAGCAAACAATTTGGTGCACAAAGAAGAGCTAGTGAAGCTAAGGCCTTTGAAGTATCTTTAGAAAATCTATCTCGTAATATGGGATATTCTGATGTTACTCGTCTAACTTGGGCTATGGAAAGTGAAATGATGGCTGAAATGAGAAAATATTTTGAACCTAAGAAAATCCAAGATTATTCAGTATATATAGAAATTGATGAATTAAGTCAAAGTTCCATAAAATATGAAAAAGATGGAAAAGTTCTAAAATCTTTACCTACTAAAATAAAAACTGAAAAATATATTGAAGAAATTAAAGAAGTTCATAAAAACTTAAAAGAACAATATAGCCGTTCAAGAAAAATGTTAGAGCAATCAATGGAAGATGGAATAAAATTCTATGCCTATGAAATTAAAACTCTATCATCTAATCCTGTTGTTGCTCCATTAATTAAAGATTTAGTATTCAAAGTTGATAATATTTTAGGATATTATGAAGATAATAAACTTATTGGTTTTGATAAAAAATCTAAAAAGGTAACTTTAATTGAAAATATTGATAAAGATGTTTTATTAACAATAGCTCATCCATTTGATTTATTCAATAGTAAACAATGGCCTTTATATCAACAAGATATTTTAGAAAGAGAAATAAAACAACCTTTTAAACAAGTTTTCCGTGAACTATATATTAAAACTAAAGATGAACTTAAAATGAAAACTTCAAGAAGATATGCAGGTCATCAAATTCAACCTACTAAAACAGCTGCTTTATTAAAAACTAGAAGATGGGTTGTTGATGACTATGAGGGCTTACAAAAAGTTTACTATAAAGAAAATATTATAGCTAAGATGTATGCTATGGCAGATTGGTACTCACCTGCTGAAGTTGAAGCCCCTACTATTGAAGATATAGTTTTCTATGATAGAAAAACTTTTGAACTAATGACAATAGAAGATGTTCCTGATTTAGTTTTCTCAGAAGTTATGAGAGATATTGATTTAGTTGTAAGTGTGGCACATGTAGGAGATGTTGATCCTGAAGCAAGTCAATCAACTATTGAAATGCGTAGAGCAATTGTTGAATTCAATGCTAAACTATTCAAGTTGAAAAATATTACATTTACTGAAAGTCATGCCTTAATTAAAGGAACAAGAGCAGAATACTCAATTCATTTAGGAAGTGGATTAATTCATCAGAAAGCTGGTGCAACTATAGAAGTCTTACCTGTTCATTCTCAACATAGAGGAAGAATATTCTTACCATTTATAGATGAGGATCCTAAAACAGCTGAAATAATGGCTAAAGTATTATTATTTGCACAAGATGAAAAAATTAAAGATATATTTATCTTAGATCAAATTATTTAA